The Solibacillus sp. FSL R7-0682 genome includes a window with the following:
- a CDS encoding IS3 family transposase (programmed frameshift): MAKMSPEDKLAAVQRYINGKESSRKVAADIGVSHRYLLTWVKQYEHNGVEAFVKRYTNYTKQFKLDVLNYMTEHGTSLYETAAIFKIAAASTIRNWKKQFEVQGKDALQPKKKGRLFMKKETAKQSKKIAVEGSTQALQARIKQLEMENEYPKKVECLSSSQRKITTKDKVKVICELRHKYSVKALVAFAEIKRSTYYDIVKKMNRLDPNADLKVEIQAIYDEHEGRYGYRRIRDELANRGRKVNHKKVQRIMKELGLKCLVRMKKYKSYKGKVGKIAPNILDRNFLAEAPNQKWVTDITEFKLFGEKLYLSPVLDLFNGEIITYKIGSRPTFSLVSDMLEKALECLPEDHQLLIHSDQGWHYQMKQYRHSLETRGIVQSMSRKGNCYDNSVMENFFGIMKSEFLYLKEFENIEQFKRELEKYINYYNKKRIKPKLKGMSPVQYRTHAQMVA, translated from the exons ATGGCTAAAATGAGTCCAGAAGATAAATTAGCAGCGGTTCAAAGATATATAAATGGAAAAGAAAGTTCAAGGAAAGTAGCGGCAGATATAGGGGTATCCCATCGTTACCTATTAACTTGGGTGAAACAATATGAACATAACGGTGTAGAGGCCTTTGTAAAACGATATACAAATTATACGAAGCAGTTTAAACTAGACGTACTTAACTACATGACTGAACACGGTACGTCCTTATACGAAACCGCTGCCATTTTTAAAATAGCGGCTGCTTCTACGATACGAAATTGGAAAAAACAATTCGAAGTACAAGGAAAGGATGCCCTTCAGCCAAAGAAAAAGGGGCGTCTATTCATGAAAAAAGAAACGGCTAAACAATCTAAGAAAATAGCAGTAGAAGGCTCTACTCAAGCACTCCAAGCTCGTATTAAACAGCTTGAAATGGAAAACGAATATC CTAAAAAAGTTGAATGCCTTAGTTCAAGCCAAAGAAAAATCACCACGAAAGACAAAGTAAAAGTTATTTGTGAATTAAGGCATAAATATTCGGTGAAAGCACTTGTGGCATTCGCAGAAATTAAACGCAGTACGTATTACGATATAGTGAAGAAGATGAATCGACTAGATCCAAACGCTGATTTAAAGGTCGAAATCCAAGCGATTTACGATGAACATGAAGGTCGTTATGGTTATCGTCGTATTCGTGACGAGTTAGCGAATCGTGGGCGAAAAGTGAATCATAAGAAGGTTCAACGCATCATGAAAGAGCTAGGCTTAAAGTGCTTAGTACGTATGAAAAAATATAAATCATATAAAGGTAAAGTCGGTAAAATTGCGCCAAATATTTTAGATCGTAACTTTCTAGCAGAAGCACCAAATCAGAAATGGGTAACTGATATTACTGAATTTAAATTATTTGGAGAAAAGCTTTATTTATCGCCTGTTTTAGATTTATTTAATGGTGAAATTATTACGTATAAAATTGGATCAAGGCCAACCTTTTCCCTAGTTTCAGACATGTTAGAAAAGGCGTTAGAATGCTTACCAGAAGACCACCAGCTATTAATACATTCGGATCAAGGCTGGCATTATCAAATGAAACAATATCGCCACAGTCTTGAAACAAGAGGCATTGTGCAAAGTATGTCCCGTAAAGGTAACTGTTACGATAACTCCGTGATGGAGAATTTCTTTGGCATCATGAAATCTGAATTCCTCTATTTAAAGGAATTTGAAAATATCGAGCAATTCAAAAGAGAACTAGAAAAATATATCAACTACTACAATAAAAAACGGATTAAGCCAAAATTAAAAGGTATGAGCCCGGTACAATATCGAACTCATGCCCAAATGGTTGCCTGA
- a CDS encoding IS3 family transposase (programmed frameshift), protein MSNKTFSLETKISALKYLEEGRYSAREICKMFNLNPNRLYEWRAKYQFGGTDALLRPVKNKRYPKELKKNAVEDYLTGNYSKYEIMIKYGISGRKVFNSWLKKYNSHSELKDSNQRMSQTMTKGRKTTFEERIEIVKACLTNEKDYKTTAVQYDVTYQQVYQWVRKFEDGGEASLEDRRGRMKSADERTPEEKLRIKIKKIERENERLRAENLPFKKVRGNRKEASLSKLRTQSHYLAIKELAEKEKFPILLLCKLVNVSRAAYYKWLNRQPTSHELENKQLIESIEHLYKQVNGIYGYRRITMTINRQRKKNGLNKVNKKRIYRLMQISELQAVIRRRPKKYRKVTPDYTAENVLAREFTAEKPNQKWCTDVTEFQYGNGKKAYLSAIIDLYDKSIVSYKFGQLNNNDLVFKTLKPAIRQLNKQEFPILHSDRGYQYTSKEFKRIMEKANLTHSMSRVGRCIDNGPIEAFWGTLKVEKYYLHKFETYEELKNAIDTYIKFYNNERYQETLNGLSPKEFRSQAA, encoded by the exons TTGTCTAATAAAACATTTTCATTAGAGACGAAGATTTCAGCTCTTAAATACCTAGAGGAAGGTCGTTATTCTGCAAGAGAAATTTGCAAGATGTTTAATTTGAATCCAAATCGCTTATATGAATGGCGCGCTAAATATCAATTCGGGGGCACAGATGCATTACTTCGTCCCGTTAAAAATAAAAGATACCCTAAAGAATTGAAAAAAAACGCCGTTGAAGATTACCTAACAGGCAATTATTCAAAGTATGAGATCATGATTAAATATGGAATCAGTGGTCGAAAAGTATTCAATAGCTGGTTAAAAAAATATAATAGTCATAGTGAATTAAAAGACTCGAATCAAAGGATGAGCCAAACTATGACTAAAGGAAGAAAAACTACTTTTGAAGAACGAATTGAAATCGTGAAAGCTTGCTTAACAAATGAAAAGGATTATAAAACAACAGCGGTTCAATATGATGTGACTTATCAACAAGTATATCAGTGGGTGCGTAAGTTTGAAGATGGTGGCGAAGCATCTCTTGAAGATCGCCGTGGGCGAATGAAATCAGCAGATGAACGTACACCAGAAGAAAAATTACGTATAAAAATCAAAAAAATAGAACGTGAAAATGAAAGATTACGTGCTGAAAATTTAC CTTTTAAAAAAGTTAGAGGAAATCGAAAGGAGGCTTCGTTAAGTAAACTTCGTACGCAAAGTCATTATCTAGCTATTAAAGAACTGGCAGAAAAAGAAAAATTTCCGATTCTATTACTTTGTAAATTAGTGAATGTTTCACGAGCAGCTTATTATAAATGGTTAAACCGCCAACCGACATCACATGAACTAGAAAACAAGCAGTTAATCGAATCGATTGAACATTTATATAAGCAAGTAAATGGTATTTACGGTTATCGTAGAATCACGATGACAATCAATCGCCAACGAAAAAAGAATGGCTTAAATAAAGTAAATAAAAAACGTATTTATCGTCTTATGCAGATTTCCGAATTGCAGGCAGTTATTCGACGTCGTCCCAAAAAGTACCGTAAGGTAACACCAGATTACACAGCTGAGAACGTATTAGCACGTGAATTCACGGCCGAAAAGCCAAATCAAAAATGGTGTACAGACGTAACTGAATTCCAGTATGGAAACGGTAAAAAGGCTTATTTAAGTGCGATTATTGATCTTTATGACAAATCTATTGTGAGTTACAAATTTGGACAATTAAATAACAATGATTTAGTTTTCAAGACGCTTAAACCAGCTATACGCCAATTAAATAAACAGGAATTTCCTATCCTACATAGTGATCGAGGATATCAATATACATCAAAAGAATTTAAACGAATCATGGAGAAAGCCAATCTGACACATAGTATGTCGAGAGTCGGCCGCTGTATTGATAATGGACCGATAGAAGCGTTTTGGGGAACTCTAAAAGTAGAGAAGTATTATTTACATAAATTTGAGACGTATGAAGAGTTAAAAAATGCGATTGATACGTACATAAAATTCTATAACAACGAACGATATCAAGAAACATTAAACGGCTTAAGTCCTAAGGAATTCAGGTCTCAAGCCGCTTGA
- a CDS encoding YrzI family small protein, translating to MILNIFSLTIAITKREREISIEKAPHDENAKKIFEENQRKVENFVRLRQY from the coding sequence ATGATATTAAATATTTTTTCTCTTACGATAGCTATTACAAAACGTGAGCGTGAGATCTCTATTGAGAAAGCACCTCATGATGAAAATGCGAAAAAAATCTTTGAAGAGAACCAAAGAAAAGTAGAAAATTTTGTTCGTCTTCGTCAATATTAA
- a CDS encoding histidine phosphatase family protein, producing MKQTIYLLRHGETELNVKGCYQGELDSTLTSNGIEQVENNAKILKMLIDNPREWEFISSPLGRAQQSTDIICGILGFDKSKVITDNRLKEVSVGKWAGLTIKEIEKYWPELMKNTNNYNWYFNSPNGESYDAVIERVSGWLHSIRNKEKVIVMSHGLTGRIIRGLYLGLTKEQSLVLEVSQNTFFKLSDKQIERFCSKYDDLY from the coding sequence TTGAAACAAACCATTTATTTACTTAGACATGGAGAAACCGAATTAAATGTAAAAGGGTGTTATCAGGGAGAACTTGATTCAACACTAACTTCCAACGGCATTGAACAAGTAGAAAATAATGCTAAAATCCTAAAAATGCTTATAGACAACCCTAGGGAGTGGGAGTTTATTTCCAGTCCATTAGGAAGAGCACAACAAAGTACAGATATAATATGTGGAATTTTAGGTTTCGATAAAAGTAAAGTAATTACGGACAACAGATTAAAAGAAGTCTCTGTGGGTAAATGGGCTGGTTTAACCATAAAAGAAATTGAAAAGTATTGGCCAGAACTCATGAAAAACACTAATAATTACAACTGGTATTTTAATTCTCCTAATGGAGAAAGTTATGATGCAGTTATAGAGAGAGTATCAGGATGGCTACATTCTATACGAAATAAAGAAAAAGTAATAGTGATGTCACATGGACTTACTGGAAGAATAATAAGAGGTTTATATCTAGGTTTAACAAAAGAACAATCATTAGTTTTAGAGGTATCTCAGAATACATTCTTTAAGCTATCGGATAAGCAGATAGAAAGATTCTGTTCAAAGTATGATGATCTTTATTAA
- a CDS encoding sensor histidine kinase — translation MKRFKLKLIIVLSIVLVIFFIGISMYTSYIKIEDTVEEAIANQNLEAAKSIAKAIDLETYERFLKKQNRDEDYWTIRHYLNDAREKLGVLYVYTLEIDNPTTSEVLIVGYPENKDNPNDFLIGEACTVPKAQVKLAYEEGKQFVTEILEDTKYGHHYITVGTPIMNGKGEIISYLSIDISTDTLDGIKETVINSNIVLLVLSGLFVIIVIISFFLLQKWYQKEVGTTEYTYQKEIKTLMASVSSLRHDYINHIQVLHGFLHIGEVDQATKYVDSLSKDIQAIETIKLNFDHPGLAILLQTKKLTCQNQQIDIQITVDDNPFDNIKTIDLINILSNIIDNAIEATMELPEEQRKITVSCKADELYYTFSITNAGRKLPDKNQIFKQGYSTKKVEKGRVRGQGLFIVKETINKYNGTITLDTINEKETIVIVKIPTK, via the coding sequence ATGAAACGTTTTAAATTAAAACTAATAATAGTGTTATCTATAGTATTAGTCATATTCTTTATTGGAATAAGTATGTATACTTCCTATATAAAGATTGAAGATACAGTGGAAGAGGCGATTGCTAACCAAAATCTTGAAGCTGCCAAATCCATTGCAAAGGCAATTGATCTGGAAACGTATGAGCGATTTTTAAAAAAACAAAATCGTGATGAAGATTATTGGACAATACGACATTATTTGAATGATGCCCGTGAAAAACTAGGTGTATTATACGTCTATACTTTGGAAATAGACAATCCTACTACATCGGAAGTTTTAATTGTAGGTTATCCTGAAAACAAGGATAATCCAAATGATTTTCTAATAGGTGAAGCTTGTACTGTACCCAAAGCCCAAGTGAAATTAGCGTATGAGGAAGGAAAGCAATTTGTAACAGAGATACTAGAAGATACGAAATATGGTCATCATTATATAACTGTTGGGACGCCTATTATGAATGGAAAAGGGGAAATCATTAGCTACCTTAGCATTGATATTAGTACGGATACACTTGACGGGATTAAAGAAACAGTTATTAATAGTAATATTGTTTTATTAGTACTCAGTGGACTTTTTGTTATTATTGTTATTATTTCTTTCTTCCTTTTACAAAAGTGGTATCAAAAAGAAGTTGGAACTACTGAGTATACTTATCAAAAGGAAATTAAAACGTTAATGGCTTCTGTCTCATCATTAAGGCACGATTATATTAATCATATCCAAGTTTTACATGGATTTCTGCATATAGGTGAGGTAGATCAAGCGACAAAGTATGTCGATTCTTTGTCTAAAGACATACAGGCAATTGAAACCATTAAATTAAATTTTGATCACCCGGGATTAGCGATATTATTGCAAACAAAAAAATTAACATGTCAAAATCAACAAATTGATATACAGATAACCGTTGATGATAATCCATTTGATAACATAAAAACGATTGATTTAATCAATATATTATCTAACATTATTGATAATGCGATAGAAGCGACAATGGAGTTGCCAGAGGAGCAACGTAAAATTACAGTTAGCTGTAAAGCAGACGAGTTATATTATACGTTCTCGATTACGAACGCTGGGCGAAAGCTACCTGACAAAAATCAAATTTTTAAACAAGGCTACTCAACGAAAAAAGTAGAGAAAGGAAGAGTTAGAGGACAAGGTTTGTTTATTGTTAAAGAAACAATTAATAAATACAATGGAACGATTACACTTGATACAATAAACGAAAAAGAGACAATAGTGATTGTGAAAATCCCTACTAAGTAA
- a CDS encoding GGDEF domain-containing protein, with amino-acid sequence MIYSLALLCLMLYEMLRYMDRLIGLLKNVGTYSMTDPLTKLFNKGYLLKKSAQLVEKQPVSVIFGDIDNFKNLNDTKGHEYGDEVLIKVASVFKNVLKKKQGTAFRYGGEEVVGVVMANLEDTAKLTEQFRAAVEKEVGVTMSLGVANSEEISKVYRPRLELDTIKLADERMYISKRTGKNKVTIREEDS; translated from the coding sequence ATGATTTATTCGTTAGCATTACTATGTTTAATGCTCTATGAAATGCTACGCTATATGGACCGATTAATTGGTTTATTAAAAAATGTGGGTACTTACTCAATGACCGACCCGCTAACGAAACTCTTTAACAAAGGCTACTTATTGAAAAAATCCGCTCAACTTGTAGAAAAGCAACCAGTCTCTGTTATCTTTGGTGACATTGATAACTTCAAAAATTTAAATGATACAAAAGGCCATGAGTATGGTGACGAAGTGTTAATCAAAGTGGCATCCGTTTTCAAAAACGTATTAAAGAAAAAACAAGGTACAGCATTCCGATATGGTGGAGAAGAAGTTGTGGGTGTCGTTATGGCGAATTTAGAAGATACAGCAAAATTAACTGAACAATTCCGAGCAGCCGTAGAAAAAGAAGTGGGAGTCACAATGAGTTTAGGTGTTGCCAATTCGGAGGAAATTTCGAAGGTGTATCGTCCAAGATTAGAGCTAGATACTATTAAATTGGCGGATGAACGTATGTATATCTCTAAAAGAACAGGTAAAAATAAAGTGACTATTCGTGAAGAAGATAGTTAA
- a CDS encoding SDR family oxidoreductase yields the protein MKLDGSIAIVTGASHNQGIGTAICRNLAKEGADIFFTHWGSNDDWAVNFQDEIIRENGVRCGNLQIDLSEPNSPFKLLDTVTNQLGLPTILVNNAAHSTRDGYLKLDSKTLDDHYAVNMRATFLLSVEFARRLKLQNKLMGRIINMTSGQALGPMTGELAYVATKGAISAFTLSLSAELAPLGITVNAINPGPTDTGWMTDEIKTHLTSKFLSGRVGLPEDAARLVSFLASKEAQWITGQIINSEGGFLRA from the coding sequence ATGAAATTAGATGGGTCTATAGCAATAGTGACTGGTGCAAGCCATAATCAAGGAATTGGAACAGCTATTTGTCGTAACTTAGCAAAAGAAGGAGCAGATATATTTTTTACACATTGGGGTTCAAATGATGATTGGGCAGTAAATTTCCAAGATGAAATTATACGAGAAAACGGAGTCAGATGTGGGAACTTACAAATAGACTTGTCCGAACCAAACTCCCCATTTAAACTACTTGATACGGTTACTAACCAATTGGGCTTACCAACAATATTAGTTAATAATGCAGCACACTCCACCAGAGATGGATATTTGAAGTTAGATTCAAAAACACTTGATGATCATTATGCAGTAAATATGAGAGCAACTTTTCTTCTGAGTGTTGAATTTGCTCGTCGCTTAAAGCTACAAAATAAATTGATGGGCAGAATTATCAATATGACATCAGGACAAGCACTTGGACCGATGACGGGTGAATTAGCTTATGTCGCAACAAAGGGAGCTATATCAGCTTTCACACTTTCTTTATCGGCAGAATTGGCACCATTAGGTATTACTGTAAACGCAATAAATCCAGGTCCTACTGATACAGGCTGGATGACAGATGAGATAAAAACTCATTTAACAAGTAAGTTCTTGTCAGGGAGAGTTGGATTACCTGAAGATGCAGCAAGGTTAGTATCGTTCCTTGCCAGTAAAGAGGCACAATGGATTACTGGACAAATAATTAACTCAGAAGGAGGTTTTTTAAGAGCTTAG
- the ltrA gene encoding group II intron reverse transcriptase/maturase, whose protein sequence is MQKQFDMLYARSVDGQNFYDLLDIIQSRENIQLAYRNIKKNTGSKTAGFDGQTIEDIKQLQICEVVSTIQKMFALYRPQAVRRVFIPKANGKTRPLGIPTIWDRLFQQCILQVLEPICEARFYKHSYGFRPNRSTHHAKARFETLINRACLYHCVDVDIKGFFDNVNHSKLLKQLWTMGIRDKALLSIISRLLKAEILAEGFPTKGTPQGGILSPLLSNIVLNELDWWVSNQWENFETKKAYKNKANMNQALKKSNLKHCYIVRYADDFKIICRTRSQAIRMFYAVKDFLSTRLHLEISEEKSKVVNLKKNSSEFLGFRIKAHPKKTTKRNLYVAHSHMTKKALNNAQIKLKKAAKTIQKHQCIENVWRFNTVVMGIQNYYAAASHITDDLTELNYRIHRTLHNRLKGIRKEATSQDLTKSLRKRYNGYECKFYKIKEMALAPIHAQRCRINLNFSQTICNYTTEGRNKIHHDLRAINKHTLTAVMKQFIPQRSIEYNDNRISRFIAQYGKCAVTGTVLSFNDWHCHHKTPYYLSQDDSYGNLTIVHESVHRLIHLKDLEKIQVLMKVLQLDKKQLMKVNELREQCLNEAI, encoded by the coding sequence ATGCAAAAACAATTTGATATGTTATATGCTCGCAGTGTTGATGGTCAAAATTTTTATGATTTATTAGATATAATACAATCACGTGAAAACATTCAATTAGCGTACCGTAATATCAAGAAAAATACGGGTAGTAAAACGGCTGGGTTTGATGGCCAAACAATTGAAGATATTAAGCAATTACAAATATGTGAAGTTGTATCAACGATACAGAAGATGTTTGCACTCTATCGCCCCCAAGCAGTACGACGTGTATTTATTCCGAAGGCAAATGGGAAAACACGTCCACTAGGTATCCCGACAATCTGGGATAGGTTATTTCAACAGTGTATTTTACAAGTATTAGAGCCAATTTGTGAGGCAAGATTCTATAAACATAGCTATGGTTTCAGACCAAATCGCAGTACACATCATGCTAAGGCACGTTTCGAAACATTGATAAATCGAGCGTGTCTATATCATTGTGTAGACGTTGATATTAAAGGATTTTTTGACAATGTTAATCATTCAAAACTGCTTAAACAATTGTGGACAATGGGTATTCGGGATAAAGCTCTTCTTTCCATTATTTCTCGCCTTTTAAAAGCAGAAATCTTAGCTGAAGGTTTTCCAACAAAAGGAACGCCTCAAGGCGGAATACTATCACCACTCCTATCGAACATTGTACTAAATGAACTTGATTGGTGGGTTAGTAATCAATGGGAAAACTTTGAAACAAAGAAGGCTTATAAAAACAAGGCGAATATGAATCAGGCATTAAAGAAATCGAACTTAAAACATTGCTATATTGTGAGGTATGCTGATGATTTTAAAATCATCTGTCGTACACGTTCACAAGCAATACGAATGTTTTATGCAGTTAAAGATTTTCTCTCTACACGTTTGCATTTAGAAATTAGCGAAGAGAAATCGAAAGTTGTGAATCTGAAGAAAAATTCTTCCGAATTTCTAGGCTTTCGTATAAAAGCTCATCCTAAGAAAACAACGAAGCGTAACCTATATGTTGCGCATTCACATATGACCAAGAAGGCTCTAAACAATGCACAAATAAAATTGAAAAAAGCCGCAAAGACAATACAAAAACATCAATGTATTGAAAATGTTTGGCGATTTAATACAGTTGTCATGGGTATTCAAAACTATTACGCCGCAGCGTCACACATAACAGATGATCTAACTGAGCTGAACTACCGTATCCATAGAACGCTACACAATCGTTTAAAAGGCATTAGAAAAGAAGCGACGTCTCAAGACCTCACGAAATCTTTACGAAAAAGGTATAACGGATATGAATGCAAGTTTTACAAAATTAAAGAAATGGCACTCGCTCCAATTCATGCCCAACGTTGCCGAATAAACCTAAACTTCTCACAAACCATCTGTAACTATACTACCGAAGGTAGAAATAAGATTCATCATGATTTAAGAGCTATTAATAAACACACTCTTACTGCCGTGATGAAACAATTTATTCCTCAACGCTCCATTGAATATAATGATAATCGTATCAGTCGATTTATTGCGCAATATGGAAAGTGTGCAGTAACTGGTACTGTACTTAGCTTTAATGACTGGCACTGCCATCACAAAACACCATATTATTTATCGCAGGATGATTCCTATGGTAACTTAACCATTGTACATGAATCAGTTCATAGACTAATTCACCTTAAAGACCTCGAGAAAATTCAAGTACTCATGAAAGTACTTCAACTAGATAAAAAGCAACTAATGAAAGTAAATGAATTGCGTGAGCAATGTCTGAACGAAGCAATCTAA
- a CDS encoding cell division protein FtsK, which produces MDIFKKIIELLNKMKKFDIWGDKDVELTEEQMKHIRIQNPYGMIAVVLSILAFLFPQYGLSIITLIFCILTYFTFDKEKEDNPWPFYIGILISLMRLMMFFTGEVHKIVV; this is translated from the coding sequence ATGGATATCTTTAAAAAAATAATTGAGTTACTTAACAAAATGAAAAAATTTGATATTTGGGGAGACAAAGATGTGGAATTAACTGAGGAACAAATGAAGCATATTCGAATTCAAAATCCGTATGGTATGATAGCGGTTGTACTTAGTATATTGGCATTCCTTTTCCCGCAATACGGTCTATCCATAATTACTCTGATTTTTTGTATACTAACCTACTTTACATTTGATAAGGAAAAAGAAGATAACCCTTGGCCCTTTTATATTGGTATCTTAATTTCATTGATGAGATTAATGATGTTTTTTACAGGCGAAGTTCACAAAATTGTAGTTTGA
- a CDS encoding D-glycero-alpha-D-manno-heptose-1,7-bisphosphate 7-phosphatase, protein MRRAVFLDRDGVINEVLTDRVKFVNKPNQFYFLPGVEEAIKRLNEYIDYVFVVTNQGGIGLGYMKEKQLHKVHDYMVAELEKKGATIHEVAYCPHKPKAGCKCRKPNSKMIIDLGEKYKIDLEKSYMVGDTDTDIQAGKKAGTKTVFIGESDPIADAVCPNLKEAAQWIIRDIKNNKK, encoded by the coding sequence TTGAGAAGGGCAGTTTTTTTAGATCGAGATGGAGTAATAAATGAAGTGCTAACTGATCGAGTGAAATTTGTAAATAAACCGAATCAATTTTATTTTTTACCTGGGGTAGAAGAAGCAATTAAAAGATTAAATGAGTATATTGATTATGTGTTTGTCGTAACGAATCAAGGTGGAATTGGGTTAGGTTATATGAAGGAAAAGCAATTACATAAAGTTCATGACTATATGGTGGCTGAACTGGAGAAAAAAGGAGCAACGATTCATGAGGTTGCCTATTGTCCGCATAAACCAAAGGCTGGATGTAAATGTAGAAAACCAAATAGCAAAATGATCATAGATTTAGGAGAAAAATACAAAATTGATCTTGAAAAATCATATATGGTTGGAGATACTGATACGGATATTCAGGCAGGTAAAAAAGCAGGTACAAAAACAGTTTTTATTGGTGAGAGTGACCCAATAGCAGATGCAGTGTGTCCAAATTTAAAAGAGGCAGCACAATGGATTATTCGTGATATTAAAAATAATAAGAAATAA